A single genomic interval of Halorubrum aethiopicum harbors:
- a CDS encoding hydroxyacid dehydrogenase, with amino-acid sequence MTRRWNVLLPPTIDPVGPESLADVADCTSRADYADEDELLADVDRYDAIVTRTQPVTAELIAAADRLKVIAKHGTGVDNVDIDAATDRGVVVANTPGENTNSVAEHAVTLLLAAKRNVVRADRATREGDWRREDFRGRDLSGRTLGLFGAGNAGRRVATLLSGFGVSCVAFDPYVDPADLPENVSLVDDPIDLFERADDVSVHAPLTDETYHAVGAEEVGALPADAVLVNTARGGVVDEDALVAALREGTIAGAGVDVYETEPPEPDDPLLECESAVFTQHNAGVSVDALENMSRAAAGIVRTVHEGGVPETTLNPDALE; translated from the coding sequence ATGACAAGACGATGGAACGTGCTTCTGCCCCCGACCATCGATCCGGTCGGGCCGGAGTCGCTCGCCGACGTCGCCGACTGTACGAGCCGCGCGGACTACGCCGACGAGGACGAACTGCTGGCCGACGTCGACCGATACGACGCGATCGTCACGCGGACGCAGCCGGTGACCGCGGAGCTGATCGCGGCCGCCGACCGGCTGAAGGTGATCGCCAAGCACGGGACCGGCGTCGACAACGTGGACATCGACGCCGCGACCGACCGCGGCGTGGTCGTCGCGAACACGCCGGGAGAGAACACGAACTCCGTGGCCGAACACGCCGTGACGCTGCTTTTGGCCGCGAAGCGGAACGTCGTCCGCGCGGACCGCGCGACCCGGGAGGGCGACTGGCGACGCGAGGACTTCCGCGGCCGCGACCTCTCCGGCCGGACCCTCGGGCTGTTCGGCGCGGGCAACGCGGGCCGGCGGGTCGCGACGCTGCTGTCCGGCTTCGGCGTCTCCTGCGTGGCGTTCGACCCGTACGTCGACCCCGCCGACCTCCCCGAGAACGTCTCGCTCGTCGACGACCCGATCGACCTCTTCGAGCGCGCCGACGACGTGAGCGTCCACGCGCCGCTGACGGACGAGACGTACCACGCCGTCGGCGCCGAGGAGGTCGGCGCGCTCCCCGCGGACGCCGTCCTCGTGAACACGGCCCGCGGCGGCGTCGTCGACGAGGACGCGCTCGTCGCCGCCCTCCGGGAGGGGACGATCGCCGGCGCGGGCGTCGACGTGTACGAGACGGAGCCCCCGGAGCCCGACGACCCCCTCCTCGAGTGCGAGTCGGCCGTGTTCACCCAGCACAACGCGGGCGTCTCCGTCGACGCGCTCGAGAACATGAGCCGGGCGGCCGCCGGCATCGTCCGGACCGTCCACGAGGGCGGCGTCCCCGAGACGACGCTGAACCCCGACGCTCTCGAATAG
- a CDS encoding sodium:solute symporter family protein: protein MTAPIGLGLGVVVGYLLVALTIGLVAYRLTETTAEDYYLANRSIGTVVLLFTTFATLLSAFTFFGGPNLAYAAGPEWLIVMGTLDGVLFAVLWYVVGYKQWLIGDRHGYVTLGEMLGDRFGSPGLRALVAGVSLLWLFPYVMLQQMGAGEALVGLTGGAVPYWGGAALITAFMIAYVTLAGLRGVAWTDTIQGLFMLSVVWVAAAWVVSAVGGVGAATGSMVAARPEFASFGGGVYTPGFIVSTAITIAFGVTMFPQINQRFFVAESGMVFKRSFALWPVLVLLLFVPAFLLGAWAVGMPVDVPEGANVLPVVLNAYTPTWFAALVIAGAMAAMMSSSDSMLLSGSSYFTRDLYRPFVAPDASERREAWVARTGVVAFATLAFLASLLRPGTLIQVGDTAFSGFALLSLPTLCALYWDRTTRDGMAVGIAVPQAIYLLVVLSSVLPVVPTLPRTISVAGSGGWDVALGLMVLSAVLTVGVSLLTAPTAESDASRFAVAGD, encoded by the coding sequence GTGACCGCCCCGATCGGGCTCGGCCTCGGCGTCGTCGTCGGCTACCTGCTCGTCGCGCTGACGATCGGGCTCGTCGCCTACCGGCTCACGGAGACGACCGCCGAGGACTACTACCTCGCGAACCGGTCGATCGGCACGGTCGTGCTGCTCTTCACGACGTTCGCCACGCTGCTCTCGGCGTTCACCTTCTTCGGCGGGCCGAACCTCGCGTACGCGGCCGGCCCGGAGTGGCTGATCGTGATGGGGACGCTCGACGGCGTGCTGTTCGCGGTGTTGTGGTACGTCGTCGGCTACAAACAGTGGCTGATCGGCGACCGGCACGGCTACGTCACGCTCGGGGAGATGCTCGGCGACCGCTTCGGCTCCCCGGGGCTCCGCGCGCTCGTCGCCGGGGTCAGCCTCCTGTGGCTGTTCCCGTACGTCATGCTCCAGCAGATGGGCGCCGGCGAGGCGCTCGTCGGGCTGACCGGCGGCGCGGTGCCCTACTGGGGCGGCGCGGCGCTGATCACCGCGTTCATGATCGCGTACGTGACCCTCGCGGGGCTGCGCGGCGTCGCCTGGACCGACACGATACAGGGGCTGTTCATGCTCTCCGTCGTCTGGGTCGCCGCCGCCTGGGTCGTCTCGGCCGTCGGCGGCGTCGGCGCGGCGACCGGGTCGATGGTCGCCGCTCGCCCCGAGTTCGCGAGCTTCGGCGGCGGCGTGTACACCCCCGGGTTCATCGTCTCCACGGCGATCACCATCGCGTTCGGCGTGACGATGTTCCCGCAGATCAACCAGCGCTTCTTCGTCGCGGAGTCGGGGATGGTGTTCAAGCGCTCGTTCGCGCTGTGGCCCGTCCTCGTGTTGCTCCTCTTCGTTCCCGCGTTCCTGCTCGGCGCGTGGGCCGTCGGGATGCCGGTCGACGTGCCCGAGGGGGCGAACGTGCTCCCGGTCGTGTTGAACGCGTACACGCCGACCTGGTTCGCCGCGCTCGTGATCGCGGGCGCGATGGCCGCGATGATGTCCTCGTCGGACTCGATGCTGCTCTCGGGCTCGTCGTACTTCACGCGCGACCTCTACCGGCCGTTCGTGGCCCCCGACGCCTCCGAGCGCCGCGAGGCGTGGGTCGCCCGGACCGGCGTCGTCGCCTTCGCCACGCTCGCGTTCCTCGCGAGCCTGCTCCGGCCCGGCACGCTGATCCAGGTCGGCGACACCGCCTTCTCCGGGTTCGCGCTGCTGTCGCTTCCCACCCTCTGTGCGCTCTACTGGGACCGCACCACCCGCGACGGGATGGCCGTCGGGATCGCCGTCCCGCAGGCGATCTACCTGCTCGTGGTGCTGTCGTCGGTGCTCCCGGTCGTCCCGACGCTCCCGCGGACGATCTCCGTCGCCGGATCCGGCGGGTGGGACGTCGCGCTCGGGTTGATGGTCCTCTCCGCCGTGCTCACCGTCGGCGTCTCGCTTCTCACCGCGCCGACCGCCGAGAGCGACGCCTCCCGGTTCGCGGTCGCGGGCGACTGA
- the dnaG gene encoding DNA primase DnaG, whose translation MNDTAKYLIRATIAADGVVERSDVVGAVFGQTEGLLGDELDLRDLQESSKVGRIDVEIRSENGQSFGEVTVASSLDKVETAILAASLETIDRIGPCGAAVEVTSIEDVRAAKRREVVERAKELVASGFEETSLASDDVLEEVRDAARVEGIVDYEGLPAGPRVGDSDAVIVVEGRADVSTLLECGIKNAVAVEGTNVPDAVADLTRSRTVTAFLDGDRGGELILRELAQVGEVDYVAFAPPGESVEDLDRGAVFEALRGKVPYETLADAPNLREAAGSAPTADPTDENGAIEAGGTDPDADRDPSAEDAAGDDPGSDTESDADGADAADSADATNSADGAEAANSAAAVEAVEDDGDVDGDAADGAEVDTADPADGADDAAAGSDPAESDAATDDTESDDDVDDADDGFDATDASDSELIDDEPRSLEEHVQEIVDRESGLARLLDDDLGVIEEVEADGAFDAIEEASEPPHAVVVDGRIDQRLLDVAAQRGVSRLFGVELGEFVKRPIGTRVSTVGDLPIEA comes from the coding sequence ATGAACGACACAGCCAAATACCTGATCCGGGCCACCATCGCGGCCGACGGCGTCGTCGAGCGGAGCGACGTCGTCGGCGCGGTGTTCGGGCAGACCGAGGGGCTCCTCGGCGACGAGCTCGACTTGCGGGACCTCCAGGAGTCCTCGAAGGTGGGCCGGATCGACGTGGAGATACGGTCGGAGAACGGCCAGTCATTCGGCGAGGTGACCGTCGCATCGAGCCTCGACAAGGTCGAGACCGCGATCCTCGCGGCCTCGCTCGAGACCATCGACCGGATCGGCCCCTGCGGGGCCGCCGTCGAGGTGACGAGCATCGAGGACGTGCGCGCGGCCAAGCGCCGCGAGGTCGTCGAGCGCGCCAAGGAGCTCGTCGCGAGCGGCTTCGAGGAGACGAGCCTCGCGAGCGACGACGTGTTGGAGGAGGTCCGCGACGCCGCCCGCGTCGAGGGGATCGTCGACTACGAGGGGCTCCCCGCCGGCCCGCGCGTCGGCGACTCCGACGCCGTGATCGTCGTCGAGGGGCGCGCGGACGTCTCGACGCTGCTCGAGTGCGGGATCAAGAACGCGGTCGCCGTCGAGGGGACGAACGTCCCCGACGCGGTCGCGGACCTCACGCGGTCGCGCACGGTCACCGCCTTCCTCGACGGCGACCGCGGCGGAGAGCTCATCCTCCGCGAGCTCGCGCAGGTCGGCGAGGTCGACTACGTCGCGTTCGCGCCGCCGGGCGAGTCCGTCGAGGACCTCGACCGCGGGGCCGTCTTCGAGGCGCTCCGCGGGAAGGTCCCCTACGAGACGCTCGCGGACGCGCCGAACCTGCGGGAGGCCGCCGGCAGCGCCCCGACGGCCGACCCGACCGACGAGAACGGGGCGATCGAGGCCGGAGGGACCGATCCCGACGCGGACCGCGACCCCTCCGCCGAGGACGCCGCCGGCGACGATCCGGGGAGCGACACGGAGTCCGACGCCGACGGGGCCGACGCTGCCGACTCCGCTGACGCCACCAACTCCGCTGACGGAGCCGAGGCCGCCAACTCCGCTGCCGCCGTCGAGGCGGTCGAGGACGACGGCGACGTCGATGGCGACGCCGCCGACGGGGCCGAGGTCGATACCGCGGATCCCGCCGACGGCGCCGATGACGCTGCCGCCGGGAGCGACCCCGCCGAGAGCGATGCCGCCACCGACGACACCGAGAGCGACGACGACGTGGACGACGCGGACGACGGTTTCGACGCGACCGACGCGAGCGACTCGGAACTCATCGACGACGAGCCCCGGTCGCTCGAGGAGCACGTCCAGGAGATCGTCGACCGCGAGAGCGGGCTCGCGAGGCTGCTCGACGACGACCTCGGGGTCATCGAGGAGGTCGAGGCCGACGGCGCGTTCGACGCGATAGAGGAGGCGTCCGAGCCGCCCCACGCGGTCGTCGTCGACGGCCGGATCGACCAGCGGCTGCTCGACGTCGCCGCCCAGCGCGGCGTGAGCCGGCTGTTCGGCGTCGAGCTCGGCGAGTTCGTCAAACGGCCGATCGGCACGCGGGTCTCGACCGTCGGCGACCTGCCGATCGAGGCCTGA
- a CDS encoding A24 family peptidase yields the protein MFAILPDALRLIVVPVFCWAAVRDVRTRRLPNRVWPPLYAFGALLLLWDAALLFPFAGLEGRLFLVRAAVSLLFVAPLGYAFWYLGAFGGADAKALIALAIVFPTFPSYEVAGLSLPLVETALGVFSLTILTNTVLLGLAYPVGLGLANLARGRVSPTMFLARPVATDSLPERHGRLFEDPEGTTRSGLDLDALRMYLRWRGLTLAELRSDPDRLRDPESVGETFDPTDGGTHVGLATDGGTAVEPAPDLDDPWAAERFLAEIDRGAYGTDAETLRGGLEVVAARETVRVSPGMPFVVPMAAGLVVSVTYGDALFALLGAFGAV from the coding sequence ATGTTCGCGATCCTGCCGGACGCGCTCCGACTGATCGTCGTCCCCGTCTTCTGCTGGGCGGCGGTCCGGGACGTCCGGACCCGGCGGCTCCCGAACCGGGTCTGGCCGCCGCTGTACGCGTTCGGCGCGCTGCTGCTGCTCTGGGACGCCGCCCTGCTGTTCCCGTTCGCGGGCCTCGAGGGGCGGCTGTTCCTCGTGCGGGCCGCCGTCAGCCTGCTCTTCGTCGCGCCGCTCGGCTACGCGTTCTGGTACCTCGGCGCGTTCGGCGGGGCCGACGCGAAGGCGCTCATCGCGCTCGCGATCGTCTTCCCGACGTTCCCGAGCTACGAGGTCGCCGGCCTCTCGCTCCCGCTCGTCGAGACCGCCCTCGGCGTCTTCTCGCTCACGATCCTCACGAACACGGTGCTCCTCGGGTTGGCCTACCCGGTCGGACTGGGCCTCGCCAACCTCGCTCGCGGCCGCGTCTCGCCGACGATGTTCCTCGCCCGCCCGGTGGCGACCGACTCGCTGCCCGAGCGACACGGCCGGCTGTTCGAGGACCCGGAGGGAACGACCCGGAGCGGGCTCGACCTCGACGCCCTCCGGATGTACCTCCGGTGGCGGGGACTGACGCTCGCGGAGCTCCGGAGCGACCCCGACCGCCTCCGCGACCCCGAGAGCGTCGGCGAGACGTTCGACCCGACCGACGGCGGAACCCACGTCGGCCTCGCCACCGACGGCGGCACCGCCGTCGAGCCGGCTCCCGATCTCGACGACCCGTGGGCCGCGGAGCGGTTCCTCGCCGAGATCGACCGCGGCGCGTACGGGACCGACGCCGAGACGCTCCGCGGGGGACTGGAGGTCGTCGCGGCCCGCGAGACGGTCCGCGTCTCGCCGGGGATGCCGTTCGTCGTGCCGATGGCGGCAGGGCTGGTCGTCTCGGTCACCTACGGCGACGCGCTGTTCGCGCTGCTCGGCGCGTTCGGAGCGGTGTGA
- a CDS encoding DUF6498-containing protein, translating to MVALHRPAGSNRSEAIAVAVANLLPLVGVVALGWNAAALVTLYWFELGIAAFFAVVRGLFAGRPSDLDADALVFGALASKPLALSVPRTGVRIHLSSVLSLAIVAPILAGTWIVLGGVVLGFVGADSLSDPALETVTIAVAVVLLSEAGTTAVDYFYRGGYREESAGTAVSGVFFRLATVLVGGIMTVTVVAEAVGVDGDATPTEAADPVAFGVPVLVGAVCVKFAFDLAGLYRDRLAALDESSGGLLGWSHEPPARDPVEDDLTDADRRIRPSLAGRLFGEPVSPAAHPGPWYLSVLALLVALLFALGQAWGIVAGFVALAVAVPPVAVAVDSLIRYGPVEYRVADGEGAAGGPAIVGYDRLCGAALWRIEPWDEEALRVERDRLDGRVGTETIAVELRDREVRIPRLAAADADAVIDVFDRRPERSDRSDG from the coding sequence GTGGTCGCCCTCCACCGACCCGCGGGCTCGAACCGATCCGAGGCGATCGCCGTCGCGGTCGCGAACCTCCTGCCGCTCGTCGGCGTCGTCGCGCTCGGCTGGAACGCCGCGGCGCTCGTGACCCTCTACTGGTTCGAACTCGGCATCGCCGCGTTCTTCGCCGTCGTCCGCGGCCTGTTCGCCGGTCGCCCGAGCGACCTCGACGCCGACGCGCTGGTGTTCGGCGCACTGGCCTCGAAGCCCCTGGCGCTCTCGGTCCCCCGGACCGGCGTTCGGATCCACCTCTCCTCCGTCCTCTCCCTCGCGATCGTCGCGCCGATCCTCGCCGGGACGTGGATCGTCCTCGGCGGCGTCGTGTTGGGGTTCGTCGGGGCCGACTCGCTCTCCGATCCCGCCCTCGAGACGGTCACGATCGCCGTGGCCGTCGTCCTCCTCTCGGAGGCCGGGACGACCGCCGTCGACTACTTCTACCGCGGCGGCTACCGCGAGGAGAGCGCGGGGACGGCGGTCTCGGGCGTCTTCTTCCGGCTCGCGACGGTGCTCGTCGGCGGGATCATGACGGTGACCGTCGTCGCGGAGGCGGTCGGCGTCGACGGCGACGCGACCCCGACTGAAGCGGCCGACCCGGTCGCGTTCGGGGTGCCGGTCCTCGTCGGGGCGGTGTGCGTCAAGTTCGCGTTCGACCTCGCGGGGCTGTACCGTGACCGGCTCGCCGCGCTCGACGAGTCCTCGGGCGGGCTCCTCGGCTGGTCGCACGAGCCGCCCGCGCGGGATCCGGTCGAGGACGACCTCACGGACGCCGACCGCCGGATCCGGCCCTCGCTCGCCGGCCGGCTGTTCGGCGAGCCGGTCTCGCCCGCGGCGCATCCCGGGCCGTGGTACCTCTCGGTCCTCGCCCTCCTCGTGGCGCTCCTCTTCGCGCTCGGGCAGGCGTGGGGGATCGTTGCCGGGTTCGTCGCCCTCGCGGTCGCGGTCCCGCCGGTCGCCGTCGCGGTCGACTCGCTGATCCGGTACGGGCCCGTCGAGTACCGCGTCGCCGACGGCGAGGGGGCCGCGGGCGGTCCCGCGATCGTCGGGTACGACCGGCTCTGTGGGGCCGCGCTGTGGCGGATCGAACCGTGGGACGAGGAGGCGCTGCGGGTCGAACGCGACCGCCTCGACGGGCGGGTCGGCACCGAGACGATCGCGGTCGAGCTGCGGGACCGCGAGGTTCGGATCCCGCGGCTCGCCGCCGCGGACGCGGACGCCGTGATCGACGTCTTCGACCGGCGACCGGAGCGTTCCGATCGATCCGACGGGTGA
- a CDS encoding GNAT family N-acetyltransferase, producing the protein MNRIAVREARPADVDAVVAFTGDTWVDRSDDYVPRVFADWVAADDDARRTLVATVAADDPALPADDAPFVTGDGTGAAAPGEPEAVVGCIQGVRLSEWEAWAQGIRVRPAVRGLGAGTRLTRAVLRWARDAGATVCRNMVFSWNVAGLGQSRAAGFEPTTSFRFAHPDPDPVSDRDDGRVAAVDDPDPDAAWAFWRGSDARAHLDGLALDPTESWACSELTRERLAAAAAEGRLIAVADGGIAGIAVHARITEYESITEDHADGETDRTAVYGVAAWRDAAAAGGLFGAIARDAAGRDATATRVLVPETVEHVSDAAANRVRVAAEPDFVTSADLTDPTVGRD; encoded by the coding sequence ATGAACCGGATCGCGGTGCGGGAGGCCCGCCCCGCCGACGTTGACGCGGTCGTCGCCTTCACCGGCGACACGTGGGTCGACCGCTCCGACGACTACGTCCCGCGGGTGTTCGCCGACTGGGTCGCGGCCGACGACGACGCGCGGCGGACGCTCGTCGCGACCGTCGCCGCGGACGATCCGGCGCTCCCCGCAGACGACGCCCCGTTCGTGACCGGCGACGGGACCGGCGCGGCCGCCCCCGGCGAGCCGGAGGCGGTCGTCGGCTGTATCCAGGGCGTCCGCCTCTCCGAGTGGGAGGCGTGGGCCCAGGGGATCCGCGTCCGCCCCGCCGTCCGCGGGCTCGGCGCGGGCACCCGCCTCACGCGGGCCGTCCTCCGGTGGGCGCGAGACGCGGGCGCGACGGTCTGCCGCAACATGGTGTTCTCCTGGAACGTCGCCGGCCTCGGGCAGTCGCGGGCGGCGGGGTTCGAGCCGACGACGTCGTTCCGGTTCGCCCACCCCGATCCGGACCCCGTGTCCGACCGGGACGACGGTCGGGTCGCGGCCGTCGACGACCCGGACCCCGACGCGGCGTGGGCCTTCTGGCGGGGCAGCGACGCCCGCGCCCACCTCGACGGGCTCGCGCTCGACCCGACCGAGTCGTGGGCGTGTTCGGAGCTCACCCGGGAGCGGCTGGCCGCGGCGGCCGCGGAGGGGCGACTGATCGCGGTCGCGGACGGCGGGATCGCGGGGATCGCGGTCCACGCCCGGATCACGGAGTACGAGTCGATCACGGAGGACCACGCCGACGGCGAGACCGACCGGACGGCGGTCTACGGCGTCGCGGCGTGGCGGGACGCGGCCGCCGCCGGCGGGCTGTTCGGGGCGATCGCCCGCGACGCGGCCGGGCGCGACGCCACGGCCACCCGCGTGCTCGTCCCGGAGACCGTCGAACACGTCAGCGACGCGGCCGCCAACCGCGTGCGCGTCGCGGCGGAGCCGGACTTCGTGACGAGCGCGGACCTCACGGACCCGACGGTCGGCCGCGACTGA
- a CDS encoding DUF3311 domain-containing protein, with amino-acid sequence MRVRRDLVWIPVFAALVAFAVPWPLWGVDRVVAGLPAWIWWHVGWLVLCSAAFRLFVRSGAWERGMGLDSPGGAGGTDASAGRGDRR; translated from the coding sequence ATGCGAGTTCGGAGAGACCTCGTCTGGATCCCGGTCTTCGCGGCCCTCGTCGCCTTCGCCGTCCCGTGGCCGCTGTGGGGCGTCGACCGCGTCGTCGCCGGGTTGCCGGCGTGGATCTGGTGGCACGTCGGCTGGCTCGTGCTGTGTTCCGCCGCGTTCCGGCTGTTCGTCCGGAGCGGCGCGTGGGAGCGCGGGATGGGGCTCGACTCCCCCGGTGGGGCGGGCGGAACCGACGCGTCGGCCGGGAGGGGTGATCGGCGGTGA
- the gatD gene encoding Glu-tRNA(Gln) amidotransferase subunit GatD, whose product MQPGDRVRVDRGDVTNEGVLLPSTTRDHLVVKLDGGYNVGIDRDAADVEVLESGARDVDDAGDAAGEASEITFDDDLPTVALISTGGTIASTVDYRTGAVTARFDAEDVLRAVPDLAGRANYRGRVVANILSENMEPDIWRDLAEAVREEVEAGADGVVVMHGTDTMQFSASALAFVLDVSVPIVFTGSQRSADRPSSDNVMNAVCAVEAAKADHAETLVCMHASPSDDVCALHRGTRVRKNHTSRRDAFETVGAEPLGLVDYEAATEAGADGDVAEEAITWNRDPAPRGGEDGEEDEGADPAIAADLEPEVELAKFTPGMDPAAWDYLEGKAGVVIEGTGLGHVHTDLIPRVESLVEGGTVVVMTSQCLEGRVCDRVYDTGRDLLDAGVIEAGDTLPGTAKVKLMWALANLDDSAAAMRRDLAGELTEESRPWR is encoded by the coding sequence ATGCAACCCGGAGATCGCGTCCGCGTCGACCGCGGGGACGTCACGAACGAGGGCGTCCTGTTGCCCTCGACGACGCGCGACCACCTCGTCGTCAAGCTCGACGGCGGGTACAACGTCGGCATCGACCGCGACGCGGCCGACGTCGAGGTGCTGGAGTCGGGCGCGCGCGACGTCGACGACGCCGGCGACGCCGCGGGCGAGGCCAGCGAGATCACCTTCGACGACGACCTCCCGACGGTGGCGCTCATCTCCACCGGCGGCACCATCGCCTCGACCGTCGACTACCGAACGGGCGCGGTCACGGCCCGGTTCGACGCCGAGGACGTGTTGCGGGCGGTCCCCGACCTCGCCGGCCGCGCGAACTACCGCGGGCGCGTCGTCGCCAACATCCTCTCGGAGAACATGGAGCCCGACATCTGGCGGGACCTCGCCGAGGCGGTCCGCGAGGAGGTCGAGGCCGGGGCCGACGGCGTGGTCGTGATGCACGGGACGGACACGATGCAGTTCTCCGCGTCCGCGCTCGCGTTCGTCCTGGACGTTTCCGTCCCGATCGTGTTCACGGGGAGCCAGCGCTCCGCGGATCGGCCCTCCTCGGACAACGTGATGAACGCGGTGTGTGCCGTGGAGGCCGCGAAGGCCGACCACGCCGAGACGCTGGTGTGTATGCACGCGAGCCCCTCGGACGACGTCTGCGCGCTCCATCGCGGAACCAGGGTCCGGAAGAACCACACCTCGCGGCGCGACGCCTTCGAGACGGTCGGCGCGGAGCCGCTCGGCCTCGTCGACTACGAGGCCGCCACCGAGGCGGGAGCCGACGGCGACGTCGCGGAGGAGGCCATCACGTGGAACCGCGATCCCGCGCCGCGGGGCGGCGAGGACGGCGAGGAGGACGAGGGAGCCGATCCCGCCATCGCGGCCGATCTCGAACCCGAGGTCGAGCTCGCGAAGTTCACGCCGGGGATGGACCCCGCGGCGTGGGACTACCTGGAGGGGAAAGCCGGCGTCGTGATCGAGGGGACGGGGCTCGGCCACGTCCACACCGACCTCATCCCGCGGGTCGAGTCGCTCGTCGAGGGCGGCACGGTCGTCGTCATGACGAGCCAGTGTCTCGAGGGGCGGGTGTGCGACCGCGTCTACGACACCGGCCGCGACCTCCTCGATGCCGGCGTGATCGAGGCGGGCGACACCCTCCCCGGCACCGCGAAGGTGAAGCTGATGTGGGCGCTCGCGAACCTCGACGACTCCGCGGCGGCGATGCGCCGCGACCTCGCGGGCGAGCTCACCGAGGAGTCGCGGCCCTGGCGGTGA